One genomic window of Branchiostoma floridae strain S238N-H82 chromosome 4, Bfl_VNyyK, whole genome shotgun sequence includes the following:
- the LOC118414242 gene encoding E3 ubiquitin-protein ligase RNF103-like produces MLVRLLLLLVYLCLLLVAVRLLEAATWFEAGFLAGQVLDPLSISVRRLKMILDSRGISYKGVLEKKELTDLVENSGEPKEGEVLLAAEDEDTEPTSTNFTGRAHFYEEVEDTKDSVWLVQVIPEDHIPLLGPQQWKSLVRKVSRFGIRTGTFKCQLDRKLCWRKGWDRPSLALALPRGHQAKGHISVQVFNTPSKEQTILDWINQHLSSRTHSVLSPHQLQTDWLMKNRTHPVQVVFFSRLKQPPMFYSALSVKFTGRVKFGYMRLNNSRNRLDISGREKIPGILVITPERRYWYGTGKGELLNLQSMQTYLRTMQPEVNDIFLVCVVVVNLMAVLEVFLCGGQVGVGVLRLLWAVGKYNCVLLMVCLPVVGLFQLPCMEGVVQAGLTALRNISSSGLVAQARQDWLLYSSHKPFLVGTFLLYSMAVGIVASRWKSGEEMASETTPTEQAGTNGWWSSFMNYLFQPISTFNHTRPPNLIGLEDGLDYLIERLAVPDLWLHPVIPTDYVRNLPVWLYKGKMPLVRKVCSKCCGWGGSADQAAMVMKLPTVGHTESNRVMSLPPSPRRPGHRPPSPSRHPSQAHKCNKTRSTDDTPLSYSDNHSSDQAKCTCGERSKGASDHGNVYGHDVNVPSKHNNSPSGHGPPPVMPTPSLDKPCTCGNPQQTSSASGFPLGILPCEDCAICLEEYEVGCSLLGLPCGHSFHERCIMMWLSAGNHCCPVCRWPAFKFKPALHLHSE; encoded by the exons ATGCTGGTgcggctgctgctgctgctggtgtACCTGTGTCTGCTGCTGGTGGCTGTACGACTCCTGGAAGCAGCCACCTGGTTTGAGGCTGGTTTTCTTGCAGGACAG GTGCTAGATCCACTGTCCATCAGTGTGCGGAGATTGAAAATGATCCTGGATTCCCGAGGCATCAGTTATAAAGGCGTGTTGGAGAAGAAAGAACTGACTGACCTAGTGGAGAACTCAG GTGAACCAAAGGAAGGTGAGGTTTTGCTGGCTGCCGAGGACGAAGATACAGAACCAACCAGCACCAACTTTACTGGAAGGGCCCACTTCTATGAGGAGGTGGAAGACACCAAGGACAGTGTTTGGCTTGTACAG GTCATACCTGAGGACCACATTCCCTTATTAGGGCCCCAGCAGTGGAAGAGTCTGGTTAGAAAAGTCTCACGGTTTGGAATACGAACAGGAACCTTCAAATGTCAGCTGGACAGAAA ACTGTGTTGGAGGAAAGGCTGGGACCGACCCAGCTTGGCCCTGGCCCTCCCTCGGGGTCACCAGGCCAAAGGCCACATCTCTGTGCAAGTCTTCAACACCCCCAGCAAAGAGCAGACCATTCTAGACTGGATCAACCAACATCTGTCATCTCGAACCCACTCTGTTCTGTCACCACACCAGTTACAGACAGATTGGTTAATGAAGAACCGGACACATCCGGTTCAAGTGGTCTTCTTCTCCCGACTGAAGCAGCCTCCCATGTTTTACTCTGCCCTGAGTGTCAAATTCACCGGAAGAGTCAAGTTTGGCTACATGAGGTTGAACAACAGTCGTAACCGTCTGGACATATCTGGGAGAGAAAAGATTCCTGGCATCCTGGTCATTACTCCAGAGAGGAGGTACTGGTATGGGACAGGCAAGGGAGAGCTGCTGAACTTGCAGTCTATGCAGACGTACTTAAGGACTATGCAACCTGAGGTGAACGACATCTTCCTGGTGTGTGTGGTAGTGGTGAACCTGATGGCAGTGCTGGAAGTGTTCCTGTGTGGAGGACAGGTTGGGGTGGGGGTGCTGAGGCTGCTGTGGGCTGTTGGGAAATACAACTGTGTGCTGCTGATGGTGTGTCTGCCTGTGGTGGGGCTGTTCCAGCTGCCCTGTATGGAGGGTGTGGTCCAGGCAGGACTCACGGCGCTCCGCAACATCAGCAGCTCTGGTCTTGTGGCCCAGGCACGGCAAGACTGGCTCCTCTACTCCTCTCACAAACCATTCCTCGTGGGAACTTTCCTACTCTACAGCATGGCTGTAGGCATCGTAGCATCCAGATGGAAGTCTGGGGAGGAGATGGCTTCGGAGACAACACCAACAGAGCAGGCTGGGACCAACGGATGGTGGAGCTCATTCATGAACTACCTAtttcaaccaatcagcaccTTCAATCACACCCGTCCACCAAACCTTATTGGACTAGAGGATGGACTTGATTACCTGATAGAACGGCTGGCTGTTCCGGACTTGTGGCTCCACCCTGTCATTCCCACTGATTATGTACGAAATTTACCCGTCTGGCTGTATAAGGGGAAAATGCCCCTTGTGAGAAAAGTGTGCTCCAAGTGTTGTGGCTGGGGGGGATCTGCTGATCAGGCAGCTATGGTAATGAAGTTGCCAACTGTTGGTCACACTGAGTCCAACCGTGTCATgagtttgcccccctccccacgccgCCCAGGCCATAGACCCCCCTCTCCATCCCGTCATCCATCACAAGCCCACAAATGTAACAAGACCCGCTCCACAGATGATACCCCGTTAAGTTATTCAGATAACCATAGCTCTGATCAGGCAAAATGTACCTGCGGGGAAAGGTCAAAAGGTGCATCTGATCATGGTAATGTGTATGGTCATGATGTGAACGTTCCATCCAAACATAACAACTCCCCTTCAGGCCACGGCCCGCCACCTGTAATGCCCACTCCCAGTCTGGACAAACCTTGTACATGTGGAAACCCCCAACAGACCTCCTCTGCCTCAGGTTTCCCCCTGGGGATCCTCCCCTGTGAAGACTGTGCCATCTGTCTGGAGGAGTATGAGGTGGGGTGTTCCCTTCTTGGCCTGCCCTGTGGACACAGCTTCCATGAGAGGTGCATCATGATGTGGCTGTCTGCAGGGAACCATTGCTGCCCAGTGTGCCGCTGGCCAGCATTCAAATTTAAACCTGCACTCCATCTCCACTCTGAGTAA
- the LOC118414244 gene encoding E3 ubiquitin-protein ligase RMND5A-like gives MDSSDKKLPKMDSCVNVEREVDKVLSKFAAVGDHSSRTLQDLVEHISNIRKELSEGNNDSDVTATQSLVLNQCLKKVKDTCQRLSNDHKDLHSSVSKVGKAIDRNFIQDISACSVEGAFVGVEKRSLLNEVICEHFFRQGMLDIGEQLIQDARLQIDEAQKEPFFELNRILEALKEHNLFPALEWAKRNRERLQQQSSALEFKLHRLHFIELLKGGPARQMEALLYSRNFEPFAYHHAKEIQTLMGSLLYVQQGVHNSPYLHLLDPIHWLDICDVFTRDACQLLGLSVESPLSVAFAAGCISLPSLLNINHVMKQRQCTNVWNQKDELPIEIDLGGETRYHSIFACPILRQQTTETNPPVRLVCGHVISRDALNKLNTNNKVKCPYCPMEQNAVDARPVQF, from the exons atggactcttccgaTAAGAAGCTACCCAAAATGGACTCCTGCGTAAATGTCGAGAGAGAAGTGGACAAAGTTTTGTCTAAATTTGCGGCTGTGGGTGATCATAGCAGCAGGACCTTACAGGACCTAGTAGAACATATATCTAACATTAGGAAGGAGCTCTCAGAAG GTAACAATGACTCAGATGTGACAGCCACccagtccctggtgctgaaccagTGTCTGAAGAAAGTGAAGGACACCTGTCAGCGCCTGTCCAATGACCACAAGGACCTTCACAGCTCTGTGTCCAAAGTGGGCAAAGCCATTGACAGG AACTTTATCCAGGATATCAGCGCCTGTTCTGTAGAAGGTGCATTTGTTGGGGTAGAGAAACGATCGTTGCTGAATGAGGTTATCTGTGAGCACTTCTTCCGTCAGGGCATGTTGGACATTGGCGAGCAGCTGATCCAG GATGCCAGACTGCAGATTGATGAGGCACAGAAGGAGCCATTTTTTGAGCTGAACAGGATTCTTGAGGCCCTGAAAGAACACAACCTCTTCCCTGCTTTAGA GTGGGCAAAGCGAAATCGTGAACGGCTGCAGCAGCAAAGCAGTGCATTGGAGTTTAAATTGCACAGGCTGCACTTTATTGAACTGCTGAAAGGGGGCCCTGCTAGACAGATGGAGGCACTGCTGTACTCAAGGAATTTTGAGCCCTTTGCATATCACCATGCAAAAG AGATCCAGACGTTGATGGGCAGCCTGCTGTATGTACAACAGGGTGTTCACAACTCCCCCTACCTGCACCTGCTGGACCCCATCCACTGGCTGGACATCTGTGATGTCTTCACCCGCGACGCCTGCCAGCTGCTCGGCCTGTCTGTGGAGAGTCCGCTCAGTGTAGC ATTTGCCGCAGGCTGCATCTCCCTTCCATCTCTCCTGAACATTAACCACGTCATGAAGCAGCGACAGTGCACCAATGTGTGGAACCAGAAGGACGAACTGCCT ATTGAGATTGACCTTGGCGGGGAGACACGTTACCACTCCATCTTCGCCTGCCCGATCCTCCGACAGCAGACCACGGAGACAAACCCTCCTGTACGGTTGGTCTGCGGTCATGTGATCTCCAGAGATGCTCTCAATAAGCTGAACACAAATAACAA GGTGAAGTGTCCGTATTGCCCCATGGAACAGAATGCTGTCGACGCCCGTCCGGTCCAGTTCTAA
- the LOC118414245 gene encoding ester hydrolase C11orf54 homolog, which produces MAEREMAVDRKEAFVPPLDELASVLQAGLSSNYLDAKVKVVDCPDLTQPPFTLAAPGLCGSPRVADVGGVPYLIPSPQLDKKYNLEQVAGQVDLPGAFVLGAGAGAAHVVGVNCEMMPNIRTTGGAHSRNNQTRVSRVNTEDGTCILEHYEDTYQCRDFCLLANLFFCEGKPGKVLEVKAKVRTGQENFVSCMRKTLEQQYGDRPVALGGTFLLEKGQAKIHIMPGFSKTPLQSEEDVNNWLNFFEMSGPLINLSVFVSRDPGLDLRVEHTHCFSHHGEGGHYHYDTTPEEVEYRGYFLPAEYIYRVDRPKVSHMIGRD; this is translated from the exons ATGGCGGAGCGTGAGATGGCTGTGGACAGGAAGGAGGCGTTCGTGCCGCCGCTGGACGAGTTAGCCTCAG TTCTGCAGGCTGGCCTAAGTTCCAACTATCTGGATGCCAAAGTCAAAGTTGTGGACTGTCCTGACCTGACACAGCCACCCTTCACACTAGCAGCTCCAG GATTATGTGGCAGCCCTCGGGTGGCTGATGTTGGAGGAGTGCCCTATCTCATTCCCTCCCCTCAACTAGACAAG AAGTATAACCTAGAGCAGGTGGCAGGACAGGTGGATCTCCCAGGTGCATTTGTCCTGGGAGCTGGTGCAGGTGCTGCACATGTGGTGGGGGTCAACTGTGAG ATGATGCCCAACATCAGGACCACGGGCGGGGCCCACAGCAGGAACAACCAGACCAGAGTCTCGCGTGTCAACACAGAG gATGGGACATGTATACTGGAACACTATGAGGATACCTACCAGTGCCGTGACTTCTGCCTACTAGCTAACCTGTTCTTCTGCGAGGGCAAACCTGGCAAG GTACTGGAGGTCAAAGCCAAAGTTCGTACTGGACAGGAGAATTTTGTCAGCTGCATGCGGAAGACCCTGGAGCAACAGTATGGAGACAGACCGGTCGCTCTGGGTGGCACCTTCCTACTGGAGAAAGGTCAAGCCAAGATTCATATCATG CCAGGATTCTCAAAGACTCCCCTGCAGTCTGAGGAGGATGTCAACAATTGGCTGAACTTTTTTGAGATGAGCGGACCTCTTATCAACCTCAGCGTGTTTGTGTCCAGGGATcct GGTCTGGACCTGCGAGTGGAGCATACCCACTGTTTCTCCcatcatggggaggggggccactACCACTACGACACCACTCCTGAAGAGGTGGAGTACAGGGGCTACTTCCTCCCTGCTGAGTACATCTACCGTGTAGACCGCCCCAAGGTCTCCCACATGATCGGCAGGGACTGA
- the LOC118414243 gene encoding ornithine aminotransferase, mitochondrial-like: protein MLSRIGLKFRVIQPAAVRFASTAAEPQYGVKSEEVFKREERYGAHNYHPLPVALSKAKGVFVWDVEGKRYYDFLSAYSAVNQGHCHPKIIQALKEQADKLTLTSRAFYNDALGEYEEYVTKLFGYDKVLPMNTGVEGGETACKLARKWAYNVKGVPDNQARVVFAHGNFWGRTLAAISSSTDPDSFAGFGPYMPGFDLIPYNDLGALEKAVSDPNVCAFMVEPIQGEAGVVVPHEGYLRGVRELCTKHNVLWIADEVQTGLCRTGRRLCVDHEEVRPDLVVLGKALSGGVLPVSCVLADDEVMLTIKPGEHGSTYGGNPLACKVAIAALEVLEEEKLSERSEHLGQILRAELSKLPSDIVTLVRGKGLLNAIVIKDTPEFDAWKVCLRLRDNGLLAKPTHGDIIRFAPPLVITEDQLKECISIISDTITSFRQ, encoded by the exons ATGCTGTCAAGAATAGGCCTGAAGTTCCGTGTGATACAGCCTGCGGCTGTGAGGTTCGCCAGCACTGCTGCAGAGCCTCAGTATGGGGTGAAATCCGAGGAAGTCTTCAAACGGGAGGAACGATACGGAGCCCACAACTACCACCCACTCCCTGTGGCACTGAGCAAGGCCAAGG GTGTGTTTGTCTGGGATGTGGAGGGGAAGCGATACTACGACTTCCTGAGTGCTTACAGTGCAGTCAACCAAGGTCACTGTCATCCCAAGATCATCCAAGCTCTGAAGGAACAGGCTGACAAGCTGACTCTTACCTCGCGAGCATTCTACAACGATGCCCTTGGGGAGTATGAGGAGTATGTGACCAAACTGTTTGGGTATGACAAGGTCCTACCCATGAACACAG GTGTGGAAGGTGGGGAGACTGCCTGCAAGCTGGCCAGGAAGTGGGCTTACAATGTGAAGGGTGTTCCTGACAACCAAGCTCGTGTTGTCTTTGCCCACGGGAACTTCTGGGGGCGGACGTTAGCAGCCATATCCAGCTCTACTGACCCTGACAGCTTCGCTGGGTTCGGTCCATACATGCCTGGGTTTGACCTCATTCCATACAATGACCTTGGAGCACTGGAG AAAGCTGTGAGTGATCCAAACGTGTGTGCATTTATGGTGGAGCCCATCCAAGGAGAAGCTGGTGTTGTGGTGCCACACGAGGGGTACCTTAGGGGAGTCCGTGAGCTCTGCACCAAACATAAT GTCCTGTGGATTGCAGATGAGGTGCAGACAGGACTTTGCAGAACTGGCCGTCGTCTCTGTGTTGACCATGAAGAGGTCCGTCCTGATCTTGTTGTGTTGGGCAAGGCACTGTCTGGTGGAGTTCTGCCT GTGTCCTGTGTACTTGCTGATGATGAGGTGATGTTGACCATCAAGCCAGGCGAGCATGGCTCGACCTACGGAGGGAACCCCCTGGCCTGTAAGGTTGCCATTGCTGCACTGGAG GTACTTGAGGAGGAGAAGCTGTCAGAGCGTTCAGAGCACCTTGGCCAGATTCTGCGTGCTGAGCTCAGCAAACTGCCCAGTGACATCGTCACTCTGGTGCGAGGAAAAGGGCTGCTGAATGCCATCGTGATCAAGGACACTCCAG AGTTTGACGCATGGAAGGTGTGCCTGCGTCTCCGTGACAATGGTCTCCTGGCCAAGCCCACCCACGGTGACATCATCCGTTTCGCCCCACCCCTTGTTATCACTGAGGACCAGCTGAAAGAGTGCATCAGCATCATCTCGGATACCATCACCTCCTTCCGTCAGTAA